The Niabella beijingensis genomic interval GAACCCTCACGACTGCCGACCACCCGGTGATCCGCAATGAGGAGGCCTGTTTTGAATCTTCTTTCTACGCCATCCAGCTGGCCAAAAAACACGGTTCCCGGCTGCATATCCTGCACATCAGTACTGAAAAGGAGCTGCAGCTGTTCACCAATATGCTTCCGCTTAAAGAGAAACGCATCACTGCCGAAGTATGTGTGCATCACCTGCACTTTACTGCAGATGATTATGCCGTTCAGGGCAACCTTATTAAATGCAACCCGGCCATTAAGGCGCCCCATCACCGGGAAGCCCTTTGGCAGGCACTGCTGGACGACCGGCTGGACGTGATCGCCACCGATCATGCGCCACATACGATCGAAGAAAAACAGGAGCCCTACCTGAAAGCCCATGCCGGTGTGCCGCTGGTGCAGCACTCCCTGCTTTTAATGCTCTACTATGTAAAACAGGGAAAAATTACCCTGGAAAAAGTAGTAGAAAAAATGAGCCACGCCGTGGCCGACTGCTTCCAGATAAAAGACCGGGGCTATATACGTGAAGGATACCAGGCCGACCTGGTCATAGCAGATATGAACATCCCCGTTGCCGTAGCAAAAGAAAACATTTTATACAAATGCGGCTGGAGCCCGTTTGAAGACATTAATGGAGCAGGCGATCCCTTCATTTTTCCTGCTGCTGTCACGCATACTTTTGTAAACGGGAATTTAATTTATGGAAATGGACAGTGGAATGAGTCTGTAAAGGGACAACGA includes:
- a CDS encoding dihydroorotase; its protein translation is MQTFLIKNISIVNEGRTHTGDVLIRDEKIEKIAGSIDTKAAATEINGEGRYLLPGVIDDQVHFREPGLTHKATIYTESKAAVAGGVTSFMEMPNTVPPAFTLELLENKYETGRTSSLANYSFFMGTNNQNAEDALMANKYKDRICGIKAFMGSSTGNLLVDNPLVLEKLFGGSEMLIATHCEDERIIKANLQKAIDSGRTLTTADHPVIRNEEACFESSFYAIQLAKKHGSRLHILHISTEKELQLFTNMLPLKEKRITAEVCVHHLHFTADDYAVQGNLIKCNPAIKAPHHREALWQALLDDRLDVIATDHAPHTIEEKQEPYLKAHAGVPLVQHSLLLMLYYVKQGKITLEKVVEKMSHAVADCFQIKDRGYIREGYQADLVIADMNIPVAVAKENILYKCGWSPFEDINGAGDPFIFPAAVTHTFVNGNLIYGNGQWNESVKGQRLLFDR